In the Muricauda sp. MAR_2010_75 genome, one interval contains:
- a CDS encoding type IV toxin-antitoxin system AbiEi family antitoxin, producing the protein MQLADFIKSRLSVEEYSFSRDEYMAYSGKDANAVATDLAYLSEKGEIIALRKGFYLIIPPRYSKLSVIPLELYVNKLFVHLGKPYYIGLYSAAQLHGAAHQQAQTEYIITEGTRMLDIHKKNIAINFFLTSNWPQANIVQKRSDAGYFNVSDPLLTIVDLIYHQRKLGGINRMLANIEELLEEVEGSEMNSLLQWYPHKSVLQRLGFLMDYVNPKNDLLEPLIVYLERHGFYPVLLNTSDKIKPGAVDNKWKVDVNLALESDI; encoded by the coding sequence ATGCAGCTCGCCGATTTTATCAAAAGTAGATTGTCAGTGGAAGAATATTCCTTCTCCCGAGATGAATATATGGCTTATTCAGGGAAGGACGCAAATGCTGTTGCAACGGATTTGGCCTATTTATCCGAGAAAGGAGAAATCATTGCCTTAAGAAAAGGGTTCTACCTTATTATACCACCAAGGTATTCAAAGCTGAGTGTTATACCATTGGAGCTTTATGTCAATAAACTATTTGTACACTTGGGCAAACCCTATTACATTGGATTATACTCGGCAGCACAATTACATGGAGCGGCCCATCAACAAGCACAGACTGAATATATAATCACCGAAGGTACTAGAATGTTGGATATTCATAAAAAGAATATAGCCATAAACTTTTTTCTTACCTCTAACTGGCCTCAGGCCAATATTGTCCAAAAAAGATCTGATGCTGGTTATTTTAATGTTTCAGATCCATTACTGACCATTGTGGATTTAATATACCATCAAAGAAAGCTAGGAGGAATAAACAGAATGTTGGCAAATATTGAGGAACTTTTAGAAGAAGTTGAAGGAAGTGAAATGAATTCCTTATTGCAATGGTATCCGCATAAAAGTGTTTTACAACGATTGGGTTTTTTGATGGATTATGTAAACCCAAAAAATGATTTGCTTGAGCCACTTATTGTGTATTTGGAAAGGCATGGTTTTTACCCTGTACTGTTGAATACATCGGATAAAATCAAACCAGGTGCGGTAGATAACAAATGGAAAGTTGATGTGAACTTAGCCCTTGAAAGCGATATATGA
- the trxA gene encoding thioredoxin, translating into MALEITDATFDEVVLKSDKPVVVDFWAAWCGPCRMVGPIIEEVSQEYEGKAVVGKVDVDANQQFAAKYGVRNIPTVLVFKNGEIVNRQVGVSPKKVYTDAIEAAL; encoded by the coding sequence ATGGCACTAGAAATAACAGATGCAACTTTTGACGAAGTAGTTTTAAAAAGCGACAAACCTGTCGTAGTAGACTTTTGGGCGGCTTGGTGCGGACCCTGTAGAATGGTAGGTCCGATCATTGAGGAAGTAAGCCAGGAATACGAAGGCAAGGCCGTTGTTGGTAAAGTGGATGTTGACGCAAATCAGCAATTTGCCGCAAAATATGGGGTGCGTAATATCCCTACCGTATTGGTCTTTAAAAATGGAGAGATTGTGAACCGTCAAGTAGGTGTATCTCCCAAGAAAGTTTATACAGATGCTATAGAGGCCGCTCTGTAA
- a CDS encoding IS3 family transposase, translating into MNETGLSIARACTIVCLCRSMWYYRSRRDDTEVIDKLTELAEAKPNRGFDWLYNRIRKQGHKWNRKRVLRIYRLLGMQLRRKTRKRLPKRIKEPLEVPDAPREVWSADFMSDSLITGRSFRVFNVMDDFNREALCMKGNFSMPGIRVVEYLREAIEIHGKPFAIRVDNGPEFISRVFVNYCEVEDIEIKYIQPGKPSQNGFIERFNRTYREDVLDAHLFRDIEEVNMETERFREEYNRFHPHKSLGRSSPKEFLEVFQRGMPL; encoded by the coding sequence ATCAATGAAACGGGCCTGAGCATTGCCAGGGCCTGTACGATAGTATGCCTCTGCCGTTCGATGTGGTACTATCGGAGCCGCCGCGACGATACGGAAGTCATCGACAAGCTTACGGAACTGGCCGAGGCCAAGCCCAACAGGGGCTTCGACTGGCTCTACAACCGTATCCGCAAACAGGGCCATAAATGGAACCGCAAACGGGTTTTGAGGATCTATCGCCTCTTGGGCATGCAGCTCAGGAGAAAGACCAGGAAACGTTTGCCCAAAAGGATAAAAGAGCCGTTGGAGGTGCCCGATGCACCAAGGGAGGTATGGAGCGCGGACTTCATGTCCGACAGCCTTATTACGGGAAGGAGCTTCAGGGTCTTCAACGTGATGGACGATTTCAACCGTGAGGCACTTTGTATGAAAGGAAACTTCTCCATGCCGGGAATACGGGTGGTGGAGTATCTGAGGGAGGCCATAGAGATCCATGGCAAGCCCTTTGCCATACGGGTGGACAACGGCCCTGAATTTATATCCAGGGTCTTTGTAAACTATTGTGAAGTGGAGGATATCGAGATAAAATATATACAACCCGGCAAGCCGAGCCAGAACGGTTTCATCGAAAGGTTCAACAGAACCTATCGGGAAGATGTACTGGACGCCCATTTGTTCAGGGACATCGAGGAAGTAAATATGGAAACGGAACGCTTCAGGGAGGAATACAATCGGTTCCATCCCCACAAGTCACTAGGGAGAAGCAGCCCGAAAGAATTTTTAGAGGTTTTTCAAAGGGGCATGCCCCTTTGA
- the dnaE gene encoding DNA polymerase III subunit alpha, producing the protein MYLIFDTETTGLPKRWDAPITDTDNWPRCVQIAWQLHDELGSLVEHQDFLIQPDGFNIPYESEQIHGISTALAEQNGVPLATVLEAFNKALERTKFVVGQNVDFDINIMGCEFHRETMESPLTQLPVLDTCTEHTAELCKIPGGRGGKFKLPTLTELHEFLFGEAFAEAHNATADVEATTRCFLELVRKKQFTKEQLDVQPDYFERFTEANPQEIQLIGLKHINLKKASKKIADALWAQDTGDISQEEIQENIETLEDAPFAHLHNHSQFSVLQSTINIKDLVKATAQNGMPAVALTDHANMMGAFHFVKEVMAHNKSVKDKNAELEEKGEQPTEKEIIPIVGCEFFVCEDHTNKNVKDYGHQIVLLAKNKNGYRNLAKMSSIAYTNGFYYVPRIDKKVVEQYKEDVIALTGNLYGEVPSKILNVGEKQAEEALLWWKEQFGDGLYIEMMRHGQEDEDRVNQVLLQFAKDHNVKLVATNNTYYCDKKDAEAHDILLCVKDGEKQATPIGRGRGYRYGLPNQEYYFKSSDEMKELFKDVPEAILNIKEIIDKIEPYDLASDILLPKFTIPDEFKVKEDDEDGGKRGENAYLRHITYEGAKRRYEEITPEISERIDFELETIKNSGYPGYFLIVEDFIREARNMDVSVGPGRGSAAGSVVAYCLGITNIDPLKYDLLFERFLNPDRVSMPDIDIDFDDEGRSRVMDYVIKKYGSNQVAQIITYGTMAAKSSIRDTARVLDLPLGDADRIAKLIPNMSKLNKIFGVEEADLRKRFRSDELEKVNELLNISEGDDLEGQTVKMARVLEGSLRNTGIHACGVIITPDDITNFVPVSTAKDSDLYVTQFDNSVVESAGLLKMDFLGLKTLTLIKDTVKIVKARTGIDLVPDDFPLDDEKTYELFQRGDTVGIFQYESPGMQKHMKNLKPTVFDDLIAMNALYRPGPMEYIPSFIARKHGEEEITYDLPDMEEYLKETYGITVYQEQVMLLSQKLAGFSKGDADVLRKAMGKKIFALLQKLKPQFLDGGEKNGHPRDVLEKIWKDWEAFASYAFNKSHSTCYAYIAYQTAYLKAHYPAEYMAAVLSNNMNDIKQVTFFMEECKRMGLEVLGPDVNESYYKFAVNKDNAVRFGMGAIKGVGRSAVETIVENRKKDGPYKSVFDLAKRVDLRAANKKAFENLALAGGFDSFTDTHRAQYFHHDGDDITFLEKAIKYGAKFQENENSSQVSLFGDASEVQIPEPIVPPCEDWGTMEKLRREKEVVGIYISGHPLDDFKKEITAFCNTSVSAFTELEPYVNRELSVAGVITDVQHRISKNGKGWGLFTLEDYTDSHEFRIFGEEYLKFRHFLMINSFVYVKAFVREGWVNRETGKKGEPRLQFNDFKQLQDVMDAYARKLTIKLDVARLQEQRIQTLKDTLRSFKGEHPLNFVVYEMQDEIKLKLSSRKQKVKISSELLSALEAHEIHYKLN; encoded by the coding sequence ATGTACTTAATCTTTGATACGGAAACCACAGGACTCCCCAAGCGTTGGGATGCTCCCATTACCGATACCGACAACTGGCCAAGATGTGTTCAGATTGCATGGCAACTGCACGATGAACTCGGTAGTTTGGTGGAACATCAAGATTTTCTTATTCAACCGGATGGGTTCAATATTCCCTATGAATCCGAACAGATACATGGTATTTCCACGGCCTTGGCCGAGCAAAATGGTGTGCCGTTGGCAACCGTTCTCGAAGCCTTCAACAAAGCATTGGAACGAACCAAGTTCGTGGTAGGTCAAAATGTAGATTTCGACATCAATATTATGGGGTGCGAATTCCACCGCGAAACCATGGAAAGTCCATTGACCCAACTCCCTGTTTTGGATACCTGTACGGAGCATACGGCAGAACTTTGCAAGATTCCCGGAGGGCGGGGCGGTAAATTCAAGCTGCCTACCCTTACCGAGTTGCACGAATTTCTGTTTGGTGAAGCCTTTGCGGAAGCGCATAACGCAACAGCTGATGTGGAAGCTACCACCCGTTGTTTCTTGGAACTGGTTCGAAAAAAACAGTTTACCAAAGAGCAACTGGACGTACAACCCGATTATTTTGAACGGTTTACCGAAGCCAATCCGCAAGAGATCCAGCTCATTGGATTAAAGCACATCAATCTAAAAAAAGCTTCCAAGAAGATAGCCGATGCACTTTGGGCTCAGGATACCGGGGATATCTCGCAGGAAGAAATCCAAGAGAACATTGAAACCCTTGAGGACGCTCCGTTTGCCCATTTGCACAACCATTCCCAATTTTCGGTGCTACAGTCCACCATCAACATCAAGGATTTGGTAAAGGCCACTGCCCAAAACGGAATGCCCGCTGTTGCTTTAACAGACCATGCCAATATGATGGGCGCGTTTCACTTTGTGAAAGAAGTCATGGCGCACAATAAATCGGTCAAGGATAAGAATGCCGAGTTGGAGGAGAAAGGAGAACAACCCACCGAAAAAGAGATCATTCCCATTGTAGGTTGCGAATTCTTCGTTTGTGAGGACCACACCAATAAAAACGTAAAGGATTACGGCCATCAAATTGTATTACTGGCCAAAAATAAAAATGGGTACCGCAACTTGGCAAAAATGTCCTCCATTGCTTATACCAATGGCTTCTATTATGTGCCCCGTATAGACAAAAAAGTGGTGGAGCAGTACAAAGAAGATGTCATTGCCCTAACCGGAAATCTATATGGTGAAGTGCCCAGCAAAATATTGAACGTAGGTGAAAAACAAGCCGAGGAAGCCCTTTTATGGTGGAAAGAGCAGTTTGGGGATGGCCTTTACATTGAAATGATGCGCCACGGTCAAGAAGATGAAGACCGTGTGAATCAGGTTTTGTTACAATTCGCCAAGGATCACAATGTTAAGTTGGTGGCCACCAACAATACCTATTATTGTGATAAAAAGGATGCAGAAGCGCATGACATTTTGCTCTGCGTAAAAGATGGAGAGAAGCAGGCCACGCCCATAGGTCGAGGTCGGGGATACCGTTATGGATTGCCCAATCAGGAATACTACTTCAAGTCTTCGGACGAGATGAAGGAACTCTTTAAAGATGTTCCCGAAGCCATTCTCAACATCAAGGAAATCATTGATAAAATCGAGCCGTATGATCTCGCCAGTGATATTCTCCTGCCCAAGTTCACCATTCCCGATGAATTCAAGGTCAAGGAAGATGACGAAGACGGGGGCAAGCGCGGTGAGAATGCCTATTTACGCCACATCACCTACGAAGGTGCTAAAAGGCGTTATGAAGAAATTACACCAGAAATTAGTGAGCGCATCGATTTTGAATTGGAGACCATCAAAAACTCTGGCTATCCGGGATATTTTTTGATTGTGGAAGATTTTATCCGCGAAGCGAGGAACATGGACGTATCCGTTGGTCCAGGTCGGGGTTCTGCTGCGGGGTCGGTGGTCGCCTATTGTTTGGGCATTACCAATATTGACCCACTCAAATACGACCTCCTTTTTGAGCGTTTCTTGAATCCGGATAGGGTATCCATGCCCGATATTGACATTGACTTTGACGATGAAGGTCGAAGCAGGGTCATGGATTATGTAATCAAAAAATATGGTTCGAATCAGGTAGCGCAGATTATTACGTACGGTACCATGGCGGCCAAATCCTCCATCAGGGATACGGCACGGGTTCTAGATCTTCCATTGGGTGATGCCGACCGTATTGCCAAGCTTATCCCCAATATGTCCAAATTGAACAAGATTTTTGGGGTTGAGGAAGCTGATTTGCGAAAGAGATTCCGTTCCGATGAACTTGAAAAAGTCAATGAACTGTTGAACATCTCCGAAGGGGATGATCTCGAAGGGCAGACCGTAAAGATGGCCCGGGTGCTTGAAGGCTCGCTCCGAAATACAGGAATCCACGCTTGCGGGGTCATCATCACCCCAGATGACATCACCAATTTCGTCCCTGTGTCCACCGCAAAGGATTCCGACCTATACGTGACCCAGTTCGACAACTCTGTGGTTGAAAGTGCCGGGCTTCTTAAAATGGATTTCTTGGGGTTAAAAACACTGACCCTCATCAAGGACACGGTGAAAATTGTCAAGGCCAGAACCGGAATAGATTTGGTTCCCGATGATTTTCCATTGGATGATGAGAAAACATACGAGCTTTTCCAGCGTGGGGATACGGTAGGAATATTCCAGTACGAATCGCCGGGGATGCAAAAGCACATGAAAAACCTTAAACCTACGGTTTTTGATGACCTCATCGCTATGAATGCATTGTATCGTCCAGGGCCGATGGAATATATCCCCAGCTTTATTGCGCGGAAACACGGCGAGGAAGAAATCACCTATGATCTTCCAGATATGGAGGAATACTTGAAGGAAACGTATGGGATTACGGTGTACCAAGAGCAGGTGATGTTGCTTTCCCAAAAATTGGCAGGATTCTCCAAAGGTGATGCGGATGTGCTTCGGAAAGCGATGGGTAAGAAGATTTTTGCCCTGCTACAAAAATTAAAACCACAATTCTTGGATGGTGGCGAAAAGAATGGGCATCCAAGAGACGTGTTAGAGAAAATTTGGAAGGACTGGGAAGCTTTCGCATCCTACGCTTTCAACAAGAGTCACTCTACCTGTTATGCTTATATCGCTTACCAAACTGCCTATTTGAAGGCCCACTACCCTGCTGAATATATGGCGGCAGTGCTTTCCAATAATATGAACGACATCAAGCAGGTGACGTTCTTTATGGAAGAATGTAAGCGGATGGGCTTGGAAGTACTCGGCCCAGATGTCAACGAATCCTATTACAAATTTGCCGTGAACAAAGACAATGCGGTACGTTTTGGGATGGGTGCCATTAAAGGTGTGGGACGTTCTGCTGTGGAGACCATTGTAGAAAACAGAAAGAAAGACGGTCCGTACAAGTCTGTTTTTGATTTGGCCAAACGAGTGGATTTACGGGCTGCCAACAAAAAAGCATTCGAAAACCTTGCCTTGGCCGGAGGGTTCGATTCCTTTACGGATACACATCGTGCACAGTATTTTCATCATGATGGGGACGATATCACCTTTTTGGAAAAAGCGATTAAATATGGAGCGAAATTCCAGGAGAATGAGAATTCGTCACAAGTAAGTCTTTTCGGAGATGCCAGTGAAGTACAGATTCCAGAGCCTATCGTTCCACCTTGTGAGGATTGGGGCACCATGGAAAAACTCCGAAGAGAAAAAGAGGTGGTGGGGATTTACATTTCAGGCCATCCTTTGGATGATTTCAAAAAAGAGATTACCGCATTTTGCAATACCAGCGTTTCGGCCTTTACGGAATTGGAACCTTACGTCAATCGAGAACTTTCAGTTGCAGGGGTCATTACGGATGTGCAGCACCGGATTTCCAAAAATGGCAAAGGTTGGGGACTCTTCACCTTGGAAGATTATACGGATTCCCATGAATTTCGGATTTTTGGAGAGGAGTACCTCAAGTTTCGCCATTTTTTAATGATCAACTCGTTTGTATACGTGAAAGCTTTTGTGCGTGAGGGATGGGTTAACCGGGAAACCGGTAAAAAAGGAGAGCCCCGATTGCAGTTCAATGACTTTAAACAGCTTCAGGATGTGATGGATGCCTATGCACGTAAGCTTACCATAAAATTGGATGTGGCTCGTTTGCAAGAGCAACGCATTCAAACCCTCAAAGACACCTTGCGGTCATTCAAGGGAGAACATCCGCTCAACTTTGTGGTATATGAAATGCAGGATGAAATAAAACTCAAACTGTCCAGCAGAAAACAGAAGGTGAAAATCAGTAGTGAATTGCTATCGGCCTTGGAAGCCCATGAGATTCACTATAAGTTAAACTAG
- a CDS encoding metallophosphoesterase, whose amino-acid sequence MRIQYCSDLHLEFPHNKSWLAEYPLMPTAETLIIAGDTHYLGPEYAKLDFFKWASDNYKRTFVISGNHEYYGGYDLSLHQKPFKWEIQRNVFLLNNHVEIIEDISFLFSTFWSHIYPENEKFVSSGVNDFYKIMINQRRLTVDDFNMKTYPFSYSGKLNKMFFQRGMPL is encoded by the coding sequence TTGAGAATACAATACTGCTCAGATTTGCATTTAGAGTTCCCGCATAATAAAAGTTGGTTGGCCGAATACCCTTTGATGCCAACCGCTGAAACTCTAATTATTGCCGGAGATACCCATTACCTAGGGCCTGAATATGCGAAACTTGATTTTTTCAAATGGGCATCTGACAACTATAAACGTACGTTTGTAATATCCGGCAATCATGAATATTATGGTGGCTATGATTTGTCTTTACATCAAAAGCCTTTTAAATGGGAAATTCAAAGGAATGTCTTCTTATTGAACAATCATGTTGAGATAATAGAAGACATTAGTTTTCTTTTTTCTACATTTTGGAGCCACATATATCCTGAAAATGAAAAATTTGTATCCAGTGGAGTCAATGATTTTTATAAAATCATGATTAATCAGAGACGGCTTACAGTTGATGATTTTAACATGAAGACTTACCCCTTTTCGTACAGCGGTAAATTAAACAAAATGTTTTTTCAAAGGGGCATGCCCCTTTGA
- a CDS encoding transposase, with product MKKSRFTETQIVAMLQQYDSGMKVTDICRDKGITTATFYSWKRKYGGMDTQQLKELKSLQEENRRLKAMYADLSLDHRILKDIIEKKL from the coding sequence ATGAAGAAGAGCAGATTCACAGAAACACAGATCGTTGCGATGTTGCAACAGTACGATTCGGGTATGAAGGTCACCGACATCTGTCGCGACAAGGGTATCACCACAGCTACTTTTTACAGTTGGAAGCGCAAATACGGTGGTATGGACACCCAGCAGCTCAAGGAGCTAAAATCGCTACAGGAAGAAAACAGAAGGCTTAAGGCCATGTACGCCGACTTGAGCTTAGATCATCGAATTCTAAAGGACATCATCGAAAAAAAGCTCTGA
- a CDS encoding metallophosphoesterase, which yields MQHRNDLCFCESALLHDIKIVDFYTVRKAGKPSNKLHNEAYTFIRENLKPLNDKTVVVTHHLPTPLCNSPEFEGSPINNAFVVDTTDFITKSDIDYWIYGHIHRNIGNGTMLGDTTMVCNQLGYVHMNEHYNFSRDSFIEIA from the coding sequence TTGCAACATCGCAACGATCTGTGTTTCTGTGAATCTGCTCTTCTTCATGATATAAAAATAGTTGATTTTTATACTGTCCGAAAAGCAGGGAAGCCTTCAAACAAGCTTCATAACGAAGCCTACACTTTCATTAGGGAAAATCTAAAACCTCTGAATGACAAAACTGTAGTTGTAACTCACCATCTGCCCACACCATTATGCAATTCCCCTGAATTTGAAGGTAGCCCCATTAACAATGCTTTTGTTGTGGATACAACTGATTTTATAACTAAATCCGATATTGATTATTGGATATATGGCCATATCCATAGAAATATTGGCAACGGCACAATGTTAGGAGACACTACAATGGTATGCAATCAATTGGGATACGTTCACATGAATGAGCACTATAATTTTTCAAGGGATAGTTTTATTGAAATTGCATGA
- a CDS encoding nucleotidyl transferase AbiEii/AbiGii toxin family protein — MIPRPYIVEWQEHAPWKSFDQIEQDLIISRTLVVIFSDDFLKENLAFRGGTALHKLYLNPAPRYSEDIDLVQIKPGPIKPIMQRLGEIIDFFEEPRRTEVRGHGAKALYRFASEYGNTRRRLKLEINCKEHFNVLDWIELPFEIKNRWFSGEARIRTYNLNELLGTKLRALYQRSKGRDLFDLDYSHLHMSLDTESIIQCFKEYMIFSTGKPPSQKEFLINIEEKENDINFTGDMEGLLRLGIGYDQELAFEWLKENLIGKL, encoded by the coding sequence ATGATACCAAGACCCTACATAGTGGAATGGCAAGAACATGCACCATGGAAATCATTCGACCAGATTGAGCAAGATTTGATTATCAGCCGAACATTGGTAGTCATTTTTTCCGATGATTTTCTTAAAGAAAATTTGGCCTTTAGGGGTGGCACGGCCTTGCACAAACTCTATTTAAATCCAGCACCAAGGTATTCAGAGGATATTGATTTGGTACAGATAAAACCGGGTCCTATCAAGCCAATCATGCAGCGATTGGGAGAAATAATTGACTTTTTCGAAGAGCCCAGACGGACAGAAGTAAGGGGGCATGGTGCCAAGGCATTATACCGATTTGCCTCAGAATATGGAAATACGAGAAGACGATTGAAGTTGGAAATCAATTGCAAGGAACATTTCAATGTGTTGGATTGGATTGAGCTTCCTTTTGAAATCAAAAATCGATGGTTTTCGGGGGAAGCTCGAATACGTACTTATAACCTAAATGAATTGTTAGGGACAAAACTTCGAGCTTTATACCAACGTAGTAAAGGCAGGGATCTTTTTGATTTGGATTATTCGCACTTGCACATGAGCTTGGACACGGAATCCATTATTCAATGTTTTAAGGAGTATATGATTTTTTCCACAGGGAAACCACCAAGTCAAAAGGAATTCTTGATCAACATTGAAGAAAAAGAAAATGATATTAATTTCACTGGGGATATGGAGGGGTTATTAAGATTAGGAATTGGATATGACCAAGAGCTAGCTTTTGAGTGGTTAAAAGAGAATCTGATTGGAAAGCTATAA
- a CDS encoding PA2169 family four-helix-bundle protein produces MKYTVEMSNKLNELLEKTYDAEKGFRQAAEKVDNKTIKEFFENSANQRYNFGKELKAEIISFGQAPDKGGSAKGTLHRSWIDFKALISSNTEEAMLEEVLRGEKEAIATYNDILQDKDFVLPPSTESLLMRHRNAIRKTLETANIFEAAVS; encoded by the coding sequence ATGAAGTACACCGTAGAAATGTCGAACAAATTGAACGAACTATTGGAAAAAACCTATGATGCTGAAAAAGGCTTTAGACAAGCGGCTGAAAAGGTAGATAATAAAACCATTAAAGAATTTTTTGAAAACAGCGCAAATCAGCGCTATAATTTTGGAAAAGAGCTAAAAGCAGAAATCATCTCTTTTGGACAAGCGCCCGATAAAGGTGGAAGCGCCAAAGGAACACTGCACCGCTCTTGGATTGACTTTAAGGCATTGATTTCTTCCAATACCGAAGAGGCCATGCTTGAAGAGGTGCTTAGAGGCGAAAAAGAGGCTATTGCCACTTACAATGATATTTTACAGGACAAAGATTTTGTATTGCCGCCATCCACTGAAAGTTTGCTGATGCGCCACAGAAACGCGATTCGGAAAACCTTGGAGACCGCTAATATTTTTGAAGCTGCAGTCTCCTAA
- a CDS encoding DUF58 domain-containing protein, which produces MDIRSELHKAQLFQNLELLANQIVEGFISGIHKSPFHGFSAEFAEHKIYNAGESTKHIDWKLYAKTDRLYTKRYEDETNLRCHMILDNSASMYYPDVKKLSIDNLNKIGFGVLSIAALMQILKKQRDAVGLSIYSDTYNFHAGEKNSERHFQMLYSKLNEVSETKSTSQTTKTYTFLHQIAEKIHRRSLIFLFSDMFQTETEEAQLFDALRHLKYNKHAVVLFHLLDEKHELGFDFENTPKRYVDVETGEHIDLYADNIKKAYSKKVREYQESLQLKCAQYRIKYVGVDVRQNFSQVLNTFMIERQKFA; this is translated from the coding sequence ATGGACATACGGTCTGAACTTCATAAAGCGCAACTTTTCCAAAATCTGGAGCTATTGGCCAACCAGATTGTGGAAGGTTTTATCAGTGGTATTCACAAAAGTCCGTTTCATGGCTTTTCGGCGGAATTTGCAGAGCATAAAATTTACAATGCTGGCGAAAGTACCAAACACATCGATTGGAAACTGTATGCGAAAACCGACCGGCTTTATACAAAACGTTACGAGGACGAGACCAACTTACGGTGCCACATGATTTTGGACAACTCGGCCTCCATGTACTACCCTGATGTGAAAAAGCTCTCTATTGACAACCTCAACAAGATTGGTTTTGGGGTGTTATCCATTGCCGCTTTAATGCAAATCCTGAAAAAGCAGCGGGATGCAGTGGGATTGAGCATTTATTCCGATACCTATAACTTTCATGCCGGCGAAAAAAACAGCGAGCGTCATTTTCAGATGTTGTACTCCAAACTGAATGAGGTGTCGGAAACCAAAAGTACTTCGCAAACCACCAAAACATATACATTTCTGCATCAGATTGCGGAAAAAATCCATCGCCGGAGTCTTATTTTCTTGTTTTCGGACATGTTCCAGACCGAAACGGAAGAAGCCCAACTCTTTGACGCCCTCCGTCATTTAAAATACAACAAACACGCCGTGGTCCTTTTTCATTTGCTTGATGAAAAACACGAACTGGGTTTTGACTTTGAAAACACTCCAAAGCGCTATGTGGATGTGGAGACCGGGGAGCATATCGATTTATATGCGGATAACATTAAAAAGGCCTACTCCAAAAAAGTGCGGGAATATCAAGAAAGTTTGCAGTTAAAATGCGCTCAATATAGAATTAAATATGTGGGTGTGGATGTGCGGCAAAACTTCTCTCAAGTACTGAATACATTTATGATTGAACGACAGAAATTTGCTTAG
- a CDS encoding transglutaminase family protein, with translation MDFLSQTYYFDFESDEIQEFVRDFKDDSLLPKEKAKLLYVKVRDSFRYDPYFLSFSKEHFKASNLVKQKKGHCIDKSIILIAGLRSLGIPARIRLAKVKNHIAIDRLTEKFGTNELTPHGMVDLLLEEKWLKASPAFNRSLCKMCNVQPLDFDGENDSIFQEYNNEGKEFMEYLEDYGHFEDVPLDFMEANAREHYPHIFGNDKNKKEFWL, from the coding sequence ATGGATTTTCTATCCCAGACATACTATTTTGATTTCGAATCAGATGAAATTCAGGAGTTCGTCCGTGATTTTAAAGACGATTCCCTTTTGCCAAAAGAGAAAGCCAAACTATTATATGTTAAGGTAAGAGATTCATTTAGATACGATCCCTATTTTTTAAGTTTTTCAAAGGAGCATTTTAAAGCCAGTAACCTTGTGAAGCAAAAAAAGGGTCATTGTATAGATAAATCCATCATTCTAATTGCCGGGTTACGCTCCTTGGGAATACCGGCAAGAATCCGTTTGGCAAAAGTCAAGAACCATATAGCAATAGACAGGCTTACCGAAAAGTTCGGAACTAATGAATTGACTCCACATGGCATGGTAGATCTTTTATTGGAAGAGAAATGGTTGAAGGCCTCACCGGCATTTAATCGGTCATTGTGCAAAATGTGCAATGTTCAGCCCTTGGATTTTGATGGCGAAAATGATTCAATATTCCAAGAGTACAATAATGAGGGAAAAGAATTTATGGAATATCTTGAAGACTACGGCCATTTTGAGGATGTTCCTTTGGATTTCATGGAGGCGAATGCCAGAGAACATTATCCGCATATTTTTGGGAATGATAAA